Sequence from the uncultured Draconibacterium sp. genome:
AATAACCCCCATGGTTTTCTGATGGAAAACTGGCGGATTGATGAGAACAAAGACCTGGAAAGCATACGCAGAAAATCTTTCTAAAAAACTTCAACAATGAATAATCAAAACAACATTTCAAATCCGAAAGATCACAGCCGTTTTACCCGCTGGGTAAACGATCTGGACGATAAAGACAAAAACCTTGATCCTTTGAAACGAAAAAGCAAATGGATATTGATAACAGCTTTTCTGTTTGCCCTGTTTGCGATCTCGTTTATCTGGTTCCCGACCGGAAAGGTAAAACCACATCAGGTGGAAGCACCATTGGCCGGACCAATAATCAATGCGCCAACAAACAGTGGTAGCTCCGCTTTTGAGTTACCCGTGGATTCATTTGAAAACCAATTAAAATCGTACATCAATGAAGAAAATTTTGATAAAGAATAAAGCGCTGTTTATCCTTCCACTGGCATTATTACCCTTTGTGATTTTGATCTTCTGGGTATTGGGTGGAGGAGGAGTTCAAGAGGAAAAAGAGAAGCTTGCTCAGTCACCGAATAAAGGAATAAACTATGACCTGCCGGATGCCGATAATTCCATTGAAATCTACGATAAAATGGAAGCTTATCAGAAGGATGAATCACAAGTGGCACAGGTGCCTGAGGTTGATGTAAATGATACAACGAAGCAGGAAGCAGTCAGTATTCAGGATACAATGGAGCAGGACAACACCATGTTGGATGAAAATGCCGATCAAGGACAAATTCTTGCTCATATCCGAAATAAAGAAAAGCTGGTACAACAGGAACTACAAGGAAAACCGGAAGTTCGAAAGAGTGGGAAAAAACCATCTCCCCAATACCAGAGCAAACCAATGGAATCGGTAGTGAAAAAACACAGGGAAACAACAAAATCAGTAACGCCGATAACCGGTATTGAAGAAATGGATAAGATCATCGATGAAAACATCGTGCTTAACCGAAGAAATGATTCACTGAAATATACGCTTCAACAAGCTCAGGGACGCTTGCAACAGATCGAAGCCATACAAAACCGGTCCTTTACCCTGGAGAAAAAACTGTCATCCGGATTTAATCCAAAGGAGACACCGGAGCAAGCGCTGATCAAAGCAGAGATTTATGAAACCGCAACTGTTCTGAATGGCAACCGGGTAAAACTTCGCCTGCTTGAAGACACCCGGATCAATGCTAAGAAAATACCTCGTAACACATTTATCTACGGGATCTGCAAGATCAAAAATGAACGGCTTCTGATCGAAATCACCCAAATGCCTGTTCAGGAAAACTTTGTCCCGGTAAAACTTACGATCTGTGATCTGGATGGACTGGAAGGGTTGTATGTGCCGGATAATGCTGCCCGAAAAGTTTATCAGGAAGTTGGTGCTTCTACCAATACCTCTTCGCTGATGGGCATTACGAATAATCCGCTGACTTATACCGGTATCCGTGCAGCCGACCGGGCTGCCCAAACCATGCTCAAAAGGGTACGCCTGAAAAAAGTAACCGTCAAGAAAAACACAATGGTTTATATCATCAATCAAA
This genomic interval carries:
- the traM gene encoding conjugative transposon protein TraM — protein: MKKILIKNKALFILPLALLPFVILIFWVLGGGGVQEEKEKLAQSPNKGINYDLPDADNSIEIYDKMEAYQKDESQVAQVPEVDVNDTTKQEAVSIQDTMEQDNTMLDENADQGQILAHIRNKEKLVQQELQGKPEVRKSGKKPSPQYQSKPMESVVKKHRETTKSVTPITGIEEMDKIIDENIVLNRRNDSLKYTLQQAQGRLQQIEAIQNRSFTLEKKLSSGFNPKETPEQALIKAEIYETATVLNGNRVKLRLLEDTRINAKKIPRNTFIYGICKIKNERLLIEITQMPVQENFVPVKLTICDLDGLEGLYVPDNAARKVYQEVGASTNTSSLMGITNNPLTYTGIRAADRAAQTMLKRVRLKKVTVKKNTMVYIINQK